TCGCAGTGAGGTGCCCCTCGTCCTACAGAAAACCActcaagggagataaccttTACTTTGCGTAGGACTAATGCTGCAAAGGGACGCTACTTTTCATCCCCGAGTCTTACTCGTCTGTTCGGCTAGTGCTGTGCATGCGGTGATGAAGGTAGTGCCTTCTGCTCACTGTAACAATGCTGGACACAAGCTGGCGCTGAGCTTATGattattgtgaaaataaacCGATTACACTATCGGCAGTCATAAAGCGGTTACATGTTGCATTATCTGCAACGACAACTGGGGCAGCTGGGAGACAGCCCCGCGCCTGGTGCAGCTGCACTCACTTTCGGATACGGCAATTTTTACTATGTCATACCGACATTACTGTAATAGGATGTCATACAACTGGTCACTGGAGTAATTCCATTATGGCTACACTCTCTCAATGTGCACATCAGACTCGAAGTACAAGACAAACTATTGATACCATAGTTGAGTGGAAGCGAACTCAACAATTTATGGTGGCCAGTCCCTTGCCCTTTGTCAGATCATGCGTTATAAGCTAGTTGGctgctctttttttaaataataagttcagttaatgttttgtttattttttttcaacgcAGCATTGAAAGGTttggaataaacaaaacacaaacgcATTTATAGAAGATGAAACCTATACTTGAACAGAATAGAGCTTTGCTTGATTGGATTGGTGAACTAAGAGTAATCCTACATAAAGCAATTTAGACATTGACAcaagcattctctctctctctcacacacacacacacagagctaaaatttaaaaaaattccacaaaaatatgtaaaatgtcTGAGTGACTGACTACTAGTGTGCCGCAAGAAGAGTAAGGGTCTGATACTTAAAGGTAGATACTTAAACTCACGACAAACCAAAAGAGATTTGACAAACGATTTTTTCAAACCAATTTTGGGGACTTGTAGTCACACAGAAAACGTTCAAATACACCGTTTGGTCGACAGTAGCTGATAATTCATGAATATGATCTGCTCAtcatagtgtatatatatatatcaaagaaatgaaatgaagcaAATATCTGGTGCATATTTGTTTCCATATTGATATTAATACTTATAACGGACGTCCATAGTGTGGGTTTTCAACTGCTGTGGTTGTATTCGTCGCCTAAGGAGTGATTAATTTATAGTGTACTGTTCTTGCTATCAAATTATTGCAAAACAAGTAAAATCCGTAAGCAAGAACCAAACAGGTTTGCCAAACAGTTCGGGTGAAGTTGCTAGTGTAGCTCACACAGCAAACAGGACAACAGGGCTGTTTCGGAAAAATCAGGCGTTTCgagtttttcttgtcttctatcctttcaacaaaaaacaaaaaaaaacaaaaaacaaaaacaaacaaacagggaGGAGAGAGTCTACTAACGACAGGCTGTATAGTCTACACACTAGCAATCTTCAGCCGCGGTGCGACGGGTGGACGGCCGGCCAGTAACGCGGGTGTCCGACAAGAAGAGGCTACTGACACGATGTTTACTGATAACCACGAGGCCAAGGTCCCACACAGATCCTAATCGAAATCCGACGAAAAGCTAACCAGCTGACTGGACACTAGCAAAACATTTCACGAGTGGAGGCGGAGGAGGGAAGCGTGAGAAGCgggtgaggtggtggtggtggtggtcgtgggaGAGACCTTAGACAACATCGGTGGTAATGGCAAACCAAGTAATCAACGTCCAAGTATTCGGTTTTAATGTTGACTGGCGTTGGATTACCTCCCTATCCCCTCATTCGTTTTTGCTCTttctccacccacccatccaccccgaTACCCTACTCTCTTTAACCTCCCCCTCCCATGATCCACTGCGCCATTAGTGCCGTGCAGCTGGTGGTCATCCCTCCCAAAGCAGTGTTATTCTTTTGAGATGCACTTGGACTTAATTTAGTCCAATCAGTCTGTCGGTCAGTCGGACTGCGATGCCCCCTGAGCCCCTCCACATCCATTTCTCAAGAGACGGAGGTGATGGATTAAAAACCGAGTGAATAGTTTCCGATATATTCTTCTTCTGACCACCTCAGGCTCCATAAACTTATTAAAACAATCTTCTGTGTTAAATTTCTCTTCGTCACCCCGTTCGCCTCCCTGGGTTTTCTATCAAATTATTCATTCTTATGATATGTAGTAAACTTTTCTCCTGTTAAATACTACTTTCGAGAGCGCAGGGAATTGTTAATTCACCCATGAATGTCCTAGAAAAGTCAGAGACAAAATAACTTTCTCCACCCCTAACCCCTTTTCAAGCTCGGGTGCAGTGGGACCAGTCTGAACTAACTGGAGACTTCCTCCTCAGGTCTGGCGGACTTGCAAATGCTGCTGATCACCCGGTAATCAGCTCGACCAGTCGCGCAGTGATCGCGTTATTAACATTCGCGTCGCCGATGCGAGGAAGCGGCCCGACCGGTGCTGTGACGCGTCGCCAGCCGTTGATCCGCGCGCCGCAGTCGCCGCACGGGCAGGGGACGAGCAGCGGAAGCGAAGGTGCGGTATCTGCCGCTACTGCAGTCGCAGCTGGACCGTGGCTCTCGTGGCCTGGTTCACACAGGAGAAGGTTCGATCTGGGGTACAAAGCCGATCAACCGCgaactggttttgttttgtttacccCAGACCTTTAGCTACCACAGACCCtcctccaaaaacaaacaaacacacaaacaaacataaaaggcAGGTCCCGATGGAGGCTCTGGAGAACGGTCATGCCAATAGGTCGAGAAGGTATTGATTGAAATGATTAATAAACTTGATtagaattaataaattatttaattaattttgactGAGAGGCTGGTCTTTTCTAATCACTGTCTTTCTCACCATTTCACtcttaatattttgtttgtttgtttgtttgttttcaacgCGAGAACTTAGCCAGTCAGCAAAGATTGAAGAACAGACAATAGGTTTCCATAGAATGTTCTCGGGTGTTTTTCCCCCAGTTCTGAACCTTGCTCACGATCATATCCAAACCAGGCTTTGGAGGGACAGTGTTGATTGCTGATCCTCCTGAATCAGGTTGATACCCGGAACGACAGCTAGATTACTGCTTGGCTTCTGTTTATTTGCTgttcaacagtttttttcacatGTTCAGTGCCAACGTctatacttttgttgttgtttttgctagAATCAGACGTAGGTAAGGAGACATTCCATCATTGCTTGGGTGAtgtcaatgaaaaaataaactactaAAATCTGCTGTTGTTACATGACACGATGATGTCTTGCACCCATCAGCTGACTATCTcaattaattgttttttaatttgtaattttatttgttccCGAAATAGGTGCTAGTGCTTTAGTGAAGGTGTATTTCAGAGCATCCCGTTGACAAAACTTGCCATAGGAAAGTTTTCTGATGAACCTCGTAGAAGACATCGGTAGCTGCAACGATGATAAAGATGTGTTTAATCATCAGTTGATTCCTGGTAGAGCTGTTAGCAACAACTGAGTTGTCTTTTGCCGAGAGGATTAACGACAAACGAGCTCTGGTTGAGTCGTGGTGGCGATGTATGGATAGCATTCTTCAACATTATGTCCACTTTAATATTCCCCTGTCTCACGGTAAGTAGAGTTGTTGGTTGTTAAAAGCAGTATTCTcgaatgttttgttgtttatttgtttgtgaacTGCACGGCGTTTTGCTATTCTTAGCTGACAATGGAATTTCCTAAACTTTTGAACATTTCCAGCAACAGAGAGgtcaagaaaaagtttgtaaaagtgCATGGATTTGTTAGCTTAGTGGTTGGCACAAAAAATaagaggaaaggaagaaattgatgatgaaaggaagagtggtggtagtggtggagaTGGTggcgattttttaaaatttaattgatGGGTTCTTGACATTTGAACTCAACTTAGCTTGCGAGTGTATGGTCACTGACTGTAAAAACATCCCTCAGACAGCAAGTGCGACAGCAGATGCGACAACAGCAGAAGATGAGCGATGCCATGTCTGGCCTGGCACAGCTCGACGAGGGGAAGTAGAGCAGGGTACAGATAACAGATCGAAAAGGAaggaaacctttttttattgGGAAGGAGGGGTGACAGTAGGGTCCTTGATCGCCAGCTCTAAACTAACAGCACGGCCATCCCACACAAGTGTCTCAGATCCGCATCCAGGccctcaccaccatcaccaccaccaggaCTGCTTCAGTCTGCCAGCAACGGTCGACATCCGGGCATTGCGCGCGGAAACCGTTGCTTGCCTTCCACGTACGGGGACTCTTCTGGCGGTCGGCTTTTGCGTGGCAAATGATACGGGGAATCTCTTCCGCTGGCAAGGGCTGCCTTTGCAGCTTAGGTGGTTAAACTGGGGAGCTATCAGCTCCAAGCTTTCCTGCTTGGCAGGCTCTGGAGCTGCCTGGGGTCAGGCGGGAATGCAGCTGCCGGAGCGGCAGAGGAAGAATCTTGGCTAAACCGTGGCTGTTCCGCTTGCCAGGCGTAATCCGATTAATAGTCGTTAGCGTGTGACTAACTGTTCAGAATAAATCAGTAGGTAGGGCAGACGCACATATATACATTACATTACACaggacagacacaaaaataggattgattgattggatgGGATTGGATTCGGCAAAAGATTGCTCTTGGATGGACTTTTCTTTCCTGCTTTTATTGCTATTACTATTAAAGGATGACACATATGAAATCACACAAATGGACAGCacgatgaatgaatgaaaatgtttgagGGAGCGGTGGAGGGCAGTAAGAGCACGGAAAGTTCAACCTACCTCCACTGTCCAAGCGGTCAGCAGCAAGTCTACTCAAGGGCAGCTCAGGACTGGCCCACGTCAGAGCCGAACTGTACTGCTGCAGCCATGCGGCTTGGGCATAGGACGACATCGACAAGGAGGACAGCAGCGACGACGAAGACAACGGCGAAGACAGCGACGAAGATGACGCTAGCGTGGACCCCGACAACGGGGATGTCGTCGATTCCTCTGGCAACGCGCCAGACGACAACGGGGTTGAGGGCGGGGTTGACGACAGGAGCGATGCTGGGGTCCGCAGGAAGGGGGAGGTTGGGGTCTCCAACAGTGCCGCGGCCGACGCACCGCCAGCTCCTTCCGCGACGAAGGTGGGCAAGTCCAGGCCACTGTAGGCGGCAGCGgcagcggcggcggcggcggcagcGGTAGCGGCGGACCAAGAGTTGAGGTGGAAGGAGTTGAAGGCCAGGTAGGCGGGCATGGGGTAGAACTGCAGACCCAGCTCCGAGCCACCGAGGCTGGACAGTCCCCCTACTCCCTTGCCCGCTGCTTCGTAGGCGTGCTGTAGGGCGGGGTGCAGGCCGGTGGGGCATGCCAGGCCCCCGGATGTGGACGCCATGGCTGTCGCTGAGCACGGCGACGAGGTGTAGGAGGGCAGGAAGAAGATAGGATGTGAGTACATCGGTATCGGCTTGACGGCCATCGTCGTTTCTGGAGGTGTCACCGGAGGAGAGGAAGTAGGTTCGGGGGCCAGTTTTGTAGCTGACGACAGATctgttgcagacgacagtttcGGGCGGAGGTGCGTGGTTGTGTGTGGAGAAAAATTTCTTGATCCGAGATGCTTCTGGAAAGAACACCAGAAATGGCAACTGTTGAGCAAACGAAAGTGAGAactgtgaacaaaaatataaacttacttttagccaatggtgCATGTAAATCAAACTGTAACATCCAAGTAACAATAAGCTAGATGattaattttgcatttaaaaaaaagtaaataaataaaataaaaacatacattgGGTACGATCTGAATGCCCGAGAGACCTTGATCGGAGGCAACGATATCATgtgacagtttttaaaatctctacAGCTCTGATTATTTTCATTGCCAAGAACATGTGTCTTGTTTTCTGCCCCGTCGATTTGACGAAGGAGAAGCTTTCGTCGATCTTTGATGAATCATCTTTCACATCGTCACCAACGTCCTACGACAAGAGCCAGTTGACCAAATAAGGACAGTTCGACAAtaccaacagtttttttcttcccactATATCAAACTTTACGAAGCTAACAGCAGAAGTGTAAATGGGTTAGTACTGGGTTGTATTCACcgttgctttctctctctctcgcctccTGGTCGTGTTTGGGGCAAGGCAGTCTGCTCAAGTACAATCACGATACATTGAATTTTAGAGTTTAgtttacattttcagaatgTATAGCAACCACTCTTCGCTGAACTAAAGGGAATGTAGTTACATATAAATGTAGAATTCGATCAAAGTGGGGGCAGATCATGCGCAACAAGTCACATGACTTGCTTGGTATTGCGCCAGAGCGGGATCttgctgtgtcacgtgaccaaagtcGGTCTTCTAGGTGTGTTTAGATGACTTTGCTACAGCAGGCATGGCgaagagagaataaaattatATCAGGCGTGGGGAAGGAGTTATGAAACCTTTTAGTAAGCCAGTTACTTCTCTTATTTTTCCACTTTTCCACTTCCATCTTTGCTTCTTGCCTCTTTTACTATACACACTCCCACCCAAAAAATCCAGATCACGTGTTGCTTTAATCTTCTGGACTTCGTTAAAATGACATAACACTGTCACGTGATGATTTCCACTTTACAGAAAAGAAGCCACACGTGCGCCACGACTGACTCAGTGGCCCCGCCTTCTAACTGGACGGTTGCCTTTCTGGCGGCTTGCATGGCGGCGTCAGGCCCGGAGCTTGGAGACAAACCGACTGCCACTAATCGGCCAACACTTGCCCAATCGTTTGTCGCAATCACCGCCTAACGTTTTCCCAAAGACAGACTGTAGGTGTCCCTTTCAGATAGCACACAATCGTGCAACATCAGGTGACGCACGTCCTCCAAAACAGGCGGTTGCGGAAGAAAAGAGCAGAGATAACTCTCAACTGCCAATGTGCTTAATTGACCCCAGTGACCCGGGTGAACTCCCTGgaagaaaattcatttttcttctttgaaatcTAGAAACGAGCGCTTTACTTTCCGCAGTCCAACGCTGCTTCCCATCAGGGCGGC
This window of the Pomacea canaliculata isolate SZHN2017 linkage group LG4, ASM307304v1, whole genome shotgun sequence genome carries:
- the LOC112562811 gene encoding protein sister of odd and bowel-like; the encoded protein is MAVKPIPMYSHPIFFLPSYTSSPCSATAMASTSGGLACPTGLHPALQHAYEAAGKGVGGLSSLGGSELGLQFYPMPAYLAFNSFHLNSWSAATAAAAAAAAAAAYSGLDLPTFVAEGAGGASAAALLETPTSPFLRTPASLLSSTPPSTPLSSGALPEESTTSPLSGSTLASSSSLSSPLSSSSLLSSLSMSSYAQAAWLQQYSSALTWASPELPLSRLAADRLDSGGESPREKTPLKTRFDFSRLAQSATTDDDVRAERAHEGGHDAQVYSHALALSLRYNPLYNTFRLPATLTGPSEEKVKTRRPRRAKKEFVCKYCKRHFTKSYNLLIHERTHTDERPYPCDVCGKAFRRQDHLRDHRYIHSKEKPFKCSVCGKGFCQSRTLAVHKATHAPLPQT